Proteins encoded within one genomic window of Flavobacterium gilvum:
- a CDS encoding glycoside hydrolase family 20 protein, whose protein sequence is MKKFVFLASILLSFALQAQQTLHIIPEPVSLELQKGSFRIDPSTVIAYNTKNKDVEPTVLFLKEYIKRITGTTLEINTKKNKIIRFEIKKLSEIGDEGYLLNVNPNEILITANTPKGLFYGVQSLIQTLPLSRTNSVAEIPCMQIKDYPRFQWRGLMLDTSRHFFAADMVKEFIDLLSLYKMNVFHWHLVDGAGWRLEIKKYPKLTEQAAWRIDDTGKPWNWSGIEFSADNTKSIYGGYYTQEEVKDIVAYAKARNITVVPEIEMPGHTEALLAAYPELSCNGKVHFGNQDVFLASKVDGSFCAGNDKAFDFLQDVLSEVMALFPSKYIHIGGDEVNKDNWKVCPKCQARMKSEGLKNEEELQSYFIRRIEKIVVSKNRKMIGWDEILEGGLAPEATVMSWRSEAGGIEAAKMGHDVIMSPASPLYLDYYQGDSENEPQAFGGFNTLKRIYNYEPIPKELTTEQAKHILGSQGNLWTEYITSREEVEYMILPRMLALSEVVWSPKEKRDWNGFNLRLKPHLTAFDQKGFRYSKGNFKVDIKAERINGVITVFLSSENEDGTIYYSTDGSMPNVGSKKYTRPFEITTTATVRAVLVIDNKTMVSRPSEQRFTFNKATGKEVKYEKQYSKNYPGNGNNSLTDGFKGTKNHYQNWHGFEGDDVVATIDLGTPTEISSISIGTIQYFNNWMFMPKWVKFEISADGTNFKEIETVQNPVPTNVTEVMLNDLKTNFAKQKAKSIRVTAKNIGLCPEGSPGAGKPAWLFVDEIIVE, encoded by the coding sequence ATGAAAAAATTTGTCTTTTTAGCGTCAATCTTGCTCTCCTTTGCTTTGCAAGCTCAGCAGACATTACATATCATTCCAGAACCAGTGAGCCTCGAATTGCAAAAAGGAAGTTTCCGCATTGATCCATCAACTGTCATCGCCTACAACACCAAAAACAAAGATGTAGAGCCTACAGTTCTTTTCTTAAAGGAATATATTAAGAGAATTACAGGAACTACATTGGAAATCAATACTAAAAAAAATAAAATTATTCGTTTTGAAATAAAAAAATTAAGCGAAATTGGTGATGAAGGTTATCTACTGAATGTCAATCCAAACGAAATCCTTATAACTGCGAATACTCCAAAAGGGCTTTTCTATGGTGTACAATCATTAATCCAGACACTTCCCCTATCCCGCACCAACAGCGTGGCCGAAATTCCTTGTATGCAAATTAAAGATTATCCTCGTTTTCAATGGAGAGGATTGATGCTGGATACAAGTCGTCATTTCTTCGCTGCTGATATGGTCAAGGAATTTATCGACTTACTTTCATTGTACAAAATGAATGTTTTTCATTGGCATTTGGTTGACGGAGCTGGTTGGCGTCTAGAAATCAAAAAATATCCTAAATTGACTGAGCAGGCAGCTTGGCGTATAGACGATACTGGCAAACCTTGGAATTGGTCAGGTATAGAATTTTCTGCAGACAATACTAAATCGATTTACGGAGGCTATTATACCCAAGAAGAAGTCAAAGATATTGTGGCTTACGCAAAAGCCCGAAATATTACAGTTGTTCCCGAAATTGAAATGCCGGGACATACCGAAGCTTTATTGGCCGCTTATCCAGAACTTTCTTGCAACGGAAAAGTACATTTTGGGAATCAGGATGTTTTTCTGGCGAGTAAAGTTGATGGCAGTTTCTGCGCTGGAAATGACAAAGCTTTTGATTTTTTGCAAGACGTATTGAGCGAAGTAATGGCGCTATTCCCTTCAAAATACATTCACATTGGTGGTGATGAAGTCAATAAAGACAACTGGAAAGTTTGTCCAAAATGTCAGGCAAGAATGAAAAGTGAAGGCTTGAAAAATGAAGAAGAATTGCAAAGCTATTTTATCAGAAGAATTGAAAAAATCGTTGTTTCTAAAAACCGAAAAATGATTGGTTGGGACGAAATTCTGGAAGGTGGATTGGCTCCCGAAGCTACCGTAATGAGTTGGCGAAGTGAAGCCGGTGGAATCGAAGCCGCAAAAATGGGACACGATGTAATCATGAGTCCTGCCTCCCCTCTTTATTTAGACTATTATCAAGGCGATAGCGAAAATGAACCTCAGGCTTTCGGCGGATTTAACACGCTAAAACGTATTTACAATTACGAACCAATTCCCAAAGAATTGACTACCGAACAGGCAAAACATATTTTAGGCTCACAAGGTAACTTATGGACGGAATACATTACATCAAGAGAAGAAGTCGAATATATGATTTTACCACGCATGCTTGCGCTATCAGAAGTGGTTTGGTCTCCTAAAGAAAAGCGTGATTGGAATGGTTTTAACTTGAGATTAAAACCACATTTGACGGCTTTTGATCAAAAAGGTTTTCGATATTCCAAAGGAAACTTTAAAGTAGATATCAAAGCGGAACGGATTAATGGTGTAATAACCGTATTCCTTTCATCCGAAAATGAGGACGGGACAATCTATTACAGCACTGACGGAAGTATGCCCAATGTTGGTTCTAAAAAATATACGAGGCCATTTGAAATTACTACAACAGCAACCGTAAGAGCTGTTCTTGTTATCGATAATAAAACAATGGTTTCAAGACCTTCAGAACAGCGTTTCACTTTCAATAAAGCTACTGGAAAAGAAGTAAAATACGAAAAACAATACAGCAAGAATTATCCTGGAAACGGCAACAACTCGTTAACCGACGGATTCAAAGGCACTAAAAATCACTATCAAAATTGGCATGGTTTTGAAGGAGATGATGTTGTCGCTACCATCGATTTGGGAACACCAACAGAAATCAGCAGCATTTCGATAGGAACTATTCAGTATTTTAATAACTGGATGTTCATGCCAAAATGGGTCAAATTTGAAATTTCGGCTGACGGTACAAATTTCAAAGAAATAGAAACCGTTCAAAATCCAGTTCCAACCAATGTAACTGAAGTGATGCTGAATGATCTAAAAACAAATTTTGCAAAGCAAAAAGCAAAATCAATCCGGGTAACAGCCAAAAATATTGGACTTTGTCCCGAAGGTTCTCCTGGTGCGGGAAAACCGGCCTGGCTTTTCGTCGATGAAATAATAGTAGAATAA
- a CDS encoding ROK family protein, with amino-acid sequence MEKRFAIGMDVGGSHITAAIIDVNEMKIVEGSVSKLSFDSNLPVQIVMDYWEKGIRSLCEKINLENLSGIAMAIPGPFDYEKGTFWIKDQNKYENFYGLNIKDLLRERFNFDNNFPIVSDNDANSFGKGEVYKNTKNLTKRVMAVTLGTGLGGCFIENGKIVQNRKDVPENGEIWNLPYKNGIAEDAVSLRGLLDNYKKFTGKQLNEGLDLYHLANSGDEKANEAFSKFGEDLAEVVLPCLKNFNADMFVIGGKLANAGDLFLNSFKEKIKNAGVEIEVAISTDNETSALLGVATLLS; translated from the coding sequence ATGGAAAAAAGATTTGCAATAGGAATGGATGTTGGCGGCTCGCATATTACAGCCGCGATTATTGATGTAAATGAGATGAAAATTGTGGAAGGATCTGTTTCGAAACTTTCCTTCGATTCTAATTTACCTGTACAAATAGTAATGGATTATTGGGAAAAAGGGATTCGCTCTTTATGTGAAAAGATAAATTTGGAAAATTTATCTGGAATTGCAATGGCTATTCCTGGGCCATTTGATTATGAAAAAGGAACTTTTTGGATAAAAGATCAAAACAAATACGAAAATTTCTATGGCCTGAATATCAAAGACCTATTAAGAGAACGTTTTAATTTTGATAACAATTTCCCAATCGTTTCTGATAATGATGCCAATAGTTTTGGAAAAGGAGAAGTATATAAAAACACAAAAAACCTTACCAAAAGAGTGATGGCAGTTACTTTGGGCACAGGACTTGGCGGTTGCTTTATCGAAAACGGAAAAATAGTCCAAAATAGAAAAGATGTTCCTGAAAATGGTGAAATATGGAATCTACCATACAAAAACGGAATTGCCGAAGATGCTGTGTCATTGAGAGGATTACTTGACAATTACAAAAAGTTTACTGGAAAACAACTTAATGAAGGTTTAGATTTATATCATTTAGCCAATAGCGGAGATGAAAAAGCTAACGAAGCTTTTAGTAAATTTGGGGAAGATCTTGCCGAGGTCGTGCTTCCATGTTTGAAAAATTTTAATGCCGATATGTTTGTTATTGGCGGGAAATTAGCCAATGCTGGGGATTTATTCTTAAATTCATTTAAGGAAAAAATCAAAAATGCTGGTGTTGAAATAGAAGTAGCAATCTCTACCGACAATGAAACTTCCGCTTTATTGGGAGTAGCAACTTTATTAAGTTAA
- a CDS encoding isoaspartyl peptidase/L-asparaginase, which produces MTNRRNFLKTTAIASAAVALSSFRGAVEESEETILDSSKVRKPIVLSTWRFGLGANEAAWEVLKKGGRALDAVEAGVRVPEADPKERSVGYGGRPDRDGRVTLDACIMDEMSNIGSVGCLEYIKHPISVARAVMEKTPHVMLVGDGALQFALSQGFPKENLLVPDSEREWKEWLKTSEYKPIANIENHDTIGMIALDAAGNLSGACTTSGMAFKMHGRLGDSPIIGAGLYVDNEIGAATATGHGEEVIRISGCHLVVELMRQGKSPQKACEEAVLRVVKLMKIRNKNLKDIQVGFIALNKKGDYGSYCVQSGFNYAVYDETGNRLIDPDFYLKP; this is translated from the coding sequence ATGACTAATCGTAGAAATTTTCTAAAAACAACAGCCATTGCATCGGCTGCCGTTGCATTAAGTTCCTTCAGAGGTGCAGTTGAAGAAAGTGAAGAAACCATTTTGGATTCTTCTAAAGTAAGAAAACCAATTGTTCTTTCAACTTGGCGATTTGGATTAGGTGCCAATGAAGCCGCTTGGGAAGTTTTGAAAAAAGGAGGACGAGCCTTAGACGCTGTAGAAGCTGGTGTAAGAGTACCTGAAGCAGACCCAAAAGAAAGAAGTGTGGGTTATGGCGGGCGTCCAGATAGAGACGGACGCGTAACGTTGGATGCTTGTATCATGGATGAAATGTCCAATATCGGTTCTGTGGGTTGCTTAGAATACATCAAACACCCCATATCTGTAGCTCGTGCCGTAATGGAAAAAACACCACACGTTATGTTGGTTGGAGATGGAGCACTTCAATTTGCTTTATCACAAGGTTTTCCAAAAGAAAATTTATTGGTTCCCGACTCTGAAAGAGAATGGAAAGAATGGCTGAAAACCTCAGAATACAAACCCATTGCCAATATCGAAAATCATGATACTATCGGGATGATTGCCCTTGATGCTGCTGGTAATCTTTCGGGAGCTTGTACTACCAGCGGAATGGCATTCAAAATGCATGGACGTTTGGGCGACTCCCCAATTATTGGTGCGGGATTATATGTTGATAACGAAATTGGTGCTGCAACTGCAACTGGCCACGGTGAAGAAGTAATCCGAATTTCTGGATGCCACTTGGTTGTCGAATTGATGCGTCAGGGAAAATCGCCTCAAAAAGCATGTGAAGAAGCCGTTTTGAGAGTTGTAAAACTAATGAAAATAAGAAATAAGAATTTAAAAGACATTCAGGTTGGTTTTATTGCCTTGAACAAAAAAGGTGATTATGGTTCCTATTGTGTACAAAGCGGTTTCAATTATGCGGTTTATGACGAAACCGGAAACCGATTGATCGACCCAGATTTTTATTTGAAACCATAA
- a CDS encoding copper homeostasis protein CutC, translating to MKKYNLEIACFNPESAVIAQENGANRVELCAEMNEGGTTPSYEDVIATREKLTIDMNVMIRPRGGNFVYSDAEFEQMKQEIKAYKELKVDGFVFGILNKDNSINVRQNKELVTLAKPLPCTFHRAFDVVSDVYNSLETVIECGFKTILTSGQEPNVVKGISVLEQLAKKAGDRIVIMPGGGVRSSNVAMLKEKMNTTFYHSSAITDGTETADGKEVENLVANLK from the coding sequence ATGAAAAAATACAATCTTGAAATTGCCTGTTTCAATCCGGAATCGGCAGTTATAGCACAAGAAAACGGTGCAAATCGAGTAGAACTTTGCGCTGAAATGAACGAAGGAGGAACAACTCCATCTTATGAAGATGTAATTGCTACACGAGAAAAATTGACCATCGACATGAATGTGATGATTCGTCCACGTGGCGGAAATTTCGTTTACAGTGATGCCGAGTTCGAACAAATGAAGCAAGAAATAAAAGCATACAAAGAGTTGAAAGTTGACGGATTTGTATTCGGAATTTTGAATAAAGACAATAGTATAAACGTAAGACAAAATAAAGAGTTAGTTACTCTCGCAAAGCCTTTGCCTTGTACTTTCCACCGTGCTTTTGATGTTGTTTCTGATGTGTACAATTCCCTAGAAACAGTAATAGAATGTGGCTTCAAAACCATTTTGACTTCGGGACAAGAACCCAATGTGGTCAAAGGAATTTCTGTTTTAGAACAATTGGCAAAAAAAGCTGGAGACCGAATTGTAATCATGCCTGGCGGAGGTGTTCGCTCTTCGAATGTAGCCATGCTGAAAGAAAAAATGAACACGACTTTCTATCATTCATCAGCCATTACTGATGGAACAGAAACTGCTGATGGCAAAGAAGTAGAAAACTTAGTGGCTAATTTAAAATAA
- a CDS encoding alpha-L-fucosidase gives MKNRFKLLFAAFVFSNTISLHAQGEFSMKADKSEEEGYVWTKDPLVKANLDKWQGYKFGVLIHMGLYTQLGTVESWGLAPEDWVTRDGYDSYYKYATDYRNTKYKLNPTNLNSEKWAKMFKGAGAKYMIFTSKHHDGFCMYDSKYTDFKITNPELPYAKNPKADVLKDVLDASRKEGLAVGVYFSKPDWTTENFWWSYYPPKDRNPTYDIKKFPERWDSYVKYTQNQLNELTTNYGKVDILWLDGCWVRPLSTINKKVEEFCKYPYDMDINMKLIAETARKKQPGMLVVDRWVPSEYENYLTPEQKTPEKPLSVPWESCITLGGAWGWVPNDHYKSSKEVIQLLTNIVVKGGNLLLGVGPDAKGEFDPKIEKTLASVGKWLSANGEAIYDTKPVAPYLDGKVGYTQKGNAIYAIYMPAKDEKELPAQITIKTDMKGSLKATLLSNKQKLTSKKVDGGIQITIPQELRNSLAGQEAVAIKVSK, from the coding sequence ATGAAAAACAGATTTAAATTATTATTTGCGGCATTTGTATTTTCTAATACGATTTCCCTTCATGCACAAGGCGAATTCAGTATGAAAGCTGACAAATCAGAAGAGGAAGGCTACGTTTGGACAAAAGATCCATTGGTAAAAGCGAACCTTGACAAATGGCAGGGTTATAAATTTGGAGTATTAATCCACATGGGACTTTACACCCAGTTGGGAACTGTAGAATCTTGGGGATTGGCACCAGAAGATTGGGTAACCAGAGACGGCTATGACAGTTATTACAAATACGCAACCGACTACCGAAATACCAAATACAAATTAAACCCCACTAATCTAAATTCAGAGAAATGGGCAAAAATGTTCAAAGGTGCGGGAGCAAAATATATGATTTTCACTTCCAAACACCACGACGGGTTTTGTATGTATGATTCAAAATACACTGATTTTAAAATCACAAACCCAGAATTACCTTATGCTAAAAATCCAAAAGCTGATGTGTTAAAAGACGTTTTGGATGCATCAAGAAAAGAAGGATTGGCTGTTGGAGTATATTTTTCAAAACCCGACTGGACAACTGAAAACTTTTGGTGGTCCTATTATCCGCCAAAAGACAGAAACCCCACTTATGACATCAAGAAATTTCCTGAAAGATGGGATAGTTATGTAAAATACACCCAAAACCAGTTGAACGAGTTGACAACAAACTACGGAAAAGTTGATATTCTTTGGCTTGACGGATGCTGGGTTCGACCTTTATCAACCATTAACAAAAAGGTGGAAGAATTCTGCAAATATCCGTATGATATGGACATTAACATGAAACTGATTGCAGAAACAGCCCGTAAAAAACAACCAGGAATGTTGGTAGTAGATCGTTGGGTTCCTAGCGAATATGAAAACTACTTAACACCCGAACAAAAAACACCTGAAAAACCTTTGTCTGTGCCATGGGAAAGTTGTATTACTCTGGGTGGAGCTTGGGGATGGGTACCAAATGACCATTATAAATCTTCTAAAGAAGTAATTCAATTACTAACGAATATCGTAGTAAAAGGTGGAAATCTTTTACTTGGAGTTGGACCTGATGCAAAAGGGGAATTTGATCCAAAAATCGAAAAAACTTTGGCTAGCGTTGGAAAATGGCTGTCGGCAAATGGTGAAGCTATTTACGATACAAAACCTGTAGCACCCTACTTGGACGGAAAAGTGGGTTATACGCAAAAAGGAAATGCAATTTACGCTATTTATATGCCAGCAAAAGACGAAAAGGAATTGCCTGCTCAAATAACCATCAAAACAGACATGAAAGGCAGTTTGAAAGCTACTTTATTGAGCAACAAACAAAAATTGACTTCTAAGAAAGTGGATGGTGGAATTCAAATCACAATTCCTCAAGAACTCAGAAATTCATTGGCTGGTCAAGAAGCTGTTGCCATTAAAGTGAGTAAATAA
- a CDS encoding alpha-L-fucosidase has product MKKQLLTIFGCLAFLSMAAQKANAPAPYGVLPTEPHLQWHEMEQYVLVHFTPTTFQNKEWGYGDADPKIFNPAKFDASQIVNAAKAGGFKGVILVAKHHDGFCLWPTKTTDYNISKSPFRNGKGDMVKEFEVAARNAGIKFGLYCSPWDRNNENYGKPQYVDIYREQLKELYSNYGKLFITWFDGANGGDGYYGGKNEKRNIDRSTYYGWDTTWGISRNLQPGAVIFADNGDVRWVGNEHGFAAETSWATFTPEPTDGKKVAAPGETKSEKAPEGTRNGKYWKPAECDVPLRNGWFYHTTDDNHVKSVSELFEIYSKSVGRGGCLDLGISPDTDGLLHQNDVKALKDFGDYLKQLFANNLAKSAVIKASDVRGGDSKSFGTKNLVDEDRYSYWATNDDVKKPSLTLDWKNEQTFNIIRLRENIKLGQRIEKVEVDAFVNGNWKKIAEATSIGANRLIRLQNYVTTSKLRIRIEESPVCIALSDVGVFKEPEQLPLPKIKRDKTGIVSITTEMPVKEIRYTVDGKEPTSQSLLYQNGFSFTNSGIIKAKSFNTNMKSGETVIQSFNVSKKDWKVVSAIFENQERGKSQNAIDENIGTLWNTNDNTTLPQSITIDMGKEITINSFSYLPRQNGTGGIVKNYEWQTSTDNVTWTTVSEGEFSNIKSNPVEQNIVLKTAVKARYFKFIGKSSVDGNYISVAELGVKTVN; this is encoded by the coding sequence ATGAAAAAACAGTTACTAACCATTTTTGGATGTTTGGCATTTTTGTCTATGGCTGCTCAAAAAGCCAATGCTCCTGCCCCTTATGGCGTTTTGCCAACAGAACCACATTTGCAATGGCATGAAATGGAACAATATGTTTTGGTACATTTTACACCAACAACTTTTCAAAATAAAGAATGGGGATATGGAGACGCCGACCCAAAAATTTTCAATCCGGCAAAATTTGACGCAAGCCAAATTGTAAACGCTGCCAAAGCGGGAGGTTTCAAAGGAGTAATTCTCGTAGCGAAACATCACGACGGATTCTGTTTGTGGCCAACCAAAACAACCGATTATAATATCAGCAAAAGCCCTTTCCGTAATGGTAAAGGTGATATGGTCAAAGAATTTGAAGTTGCAGCGCGCAATGCGGGAATAAAATTTGGACTTTACTGTTCGCCTTGGGACAGAAATAATGAAAATTATGGTAAACCACAATATGTAGACATTTACCGTGAACAGTTAAAAGAATTGTATTCGAATTACGGAAAATTATTCATTACCTGGTTTGATGGTGCCAATGGTGGCGATGGTTATTATGGAGGGAAAAATGAAAAAAGAAATATTGATCGTTCCACCTATTATGGCTGGGATACTACTTGGGGAATTTCCCGAAATCTGCAGCCCGGAGCGGTTATTTTTGCTGATAACGGTGATGTTCGTTGGGTAGGAAATGAACACGGTTTTGCCGCCGAGACTTCTTGGGCAACATTTACTCCTGAACCAACAGACGGTAAAAAGGTAGCTGCACCAGGAGAAACCAAATCTGAGAAAGCTCCTGAAGGAACACGAAACGGTAAATACTGGAAACCCGCTGAATGTGATGTACCTCTTAGAAATGGTTGGTTTTATCACACCACCGACGACAATCACGTAAAATCGGTTTCAGAATTATTTGAGATTTATTCTAAATCAGTTGGCAGAGGTGGTTGTTTGGATTTAGGAATATCTCCAGATACTGACGGTTTGCTGCATCAAAATGACGTAAAAGCATTAAAAGATTTTGGTGATTACTTAAAACAACTGTTTGCAAACAATCTTGCAAAATCGGCTGTAATTAAGGCTTCTGATGTTAGAGGAGGTGATTCTAAATCATTTGGAACAAAAAATTTAGTCGATGAAGACCGTTACTCTTATTGGGCTACTAATGACGATGTTAAAAAACCATCTTTGACACTGGATTGGAAAAACGAACAAACATTTAATATTATTCGTTTAAGAGAAAACATTAAACTTGGACAACGCATCGAGAAAGTTGAAGTTGATGCTTTTGTTAATGGAAATTGGAAAAAAATTGCCGAAGCTACAAGCATTGGTGCAAACCGATTAATACGCTTGCAAAATTATGTTACGACCTCAAAATTGAGAATTCGCATCGAGGAGTCTCCTGTTTGTATCGCACTAAGTGATGTTGGCGTTTTTAAAGAACCGGAGCAATTGCCTTTACCAAAAATTAAAAGAGACAAGACTGGAATCGTTTCAATAACTACCGAAATGCCAGTAAAAGAAATCCGCTATACTGTTGACGGCAAGGAACCAACATCTCAATCGCTGCTTTATCAAAATGGTTTTTCGTTTACGAATTCGGGCATAATTAAAGCCAAATCATTTAATACAAATATGAAATCCGGCGAAACAGTAATTCAATCTTTTAATGTGAGTAAAAAAGACTGGAAAGTGGTTTCGGCTATTTTTGAAAATCAAGAAAGAGGAAAATCACAAAACGCCATTGATGAAAACATCGGAACACTTTGGAATACTAATGATAATACGACTTTACCTCAATCAATCACTATTGATATGGGCAAAGAAATCACGATTAATTCCTTTTCGTATTTACCTCGACAAAATGGAACTGGTGGAATTGTTAAAAACTACGAATGGCAAACAAGCACAGACAATGTAACTTGGACAACTGTTTCCGAAGGTGAATTTTCAAATATCAAAAGTAATCCTGTAGAACAAAATATAGTTTTAAAAACAGCTGTAAAAGCCCGATATTTTAAATTCATAGGAAAAAGTAGTGTGGATGGAAATTATATTAGCGTTGCTGAATTGGGAGTGAAAACAGTAAATTAA
- a CDS encoding sialidase family protein, whose protein sequence is MNIVKQNSFMLLFILSIAVVNAQNLSKVKLITQSTIFPENTFKSCHASTLVELSNHRIMASWFAGDHEGAKDVAIWTSILENGKWSQPKSIGNGIQNDSLRFACWNPVLFKNKKGKLFLFYKVGPNPREWWGEMKVSNNDGKTWGKAKKLPNGILGPIKNKPIQLQSGKIIHPSSTESVKDDIWKIHLEISDNNASKWNKITIDNGEFGLIQPTIMKYPDGSLQMLCRSRQNVIVETWSKDEGLTWSKPSAISLPNPNSGIDAAMLKSGSQILAYNPMVSGKDWWLGRSELRLAISKDGKNWTDIYSLENHEKGEYSYPAVIQSEDGNIHISYTDNRKNIHYVSVKID, encoded by the coding sequence ATGAATATTGTAAAACAAAATAGTTTCATGCTACTGTTCATTTTATCAATAGCAGTTGTGAATGCACAAAATTTATCAAAAGTAAAACTAATTACTCAATCAACTATTTTTCCCGAAAACACTTTCAAAAGCTGTCATGCCTCGACTTTGGTCGAATTAAGCAATCATCGGATTATGGCGTCTTGGTTTGCAGGCGATCATGAAGGGGCAAAAGACGTTGCAATTTGGACTTCAATTTTAGAAAATGGAAAATGGAGTCAACCTAAATCTATTGGAAACGGAATTCAGAATGATTCGCTTCGTTTTGCGTGTTGGAATCCAGTTTTATTCAAAAACAAAAAAGGAAAATTGTTTTTATTTTATAAAGTAGGACCAAATCCTCGCGAATGGTGGGGAGAAATGAAAGTTTCCAACAACGACGGAAAAACGTGGGGAAAAGCCAAAAAGTTGCCAAATGGAATTTTGGGGCCAATTAAAAACAAACCAATTCAACTCCAATCAGGCAAAATTATTCATCCTTCCAGTACTGAAAGTGTAAAGGATGATATTTGGAAAATTCATCTCGAAATTAGTGACAATAATGCTTCCAAATGGAACAAAATAACTATTGACAATGGTGAGTTTGGACTAATTCAGCCCACAATTATGAAATACCCTGATGGAAGTCTCCAAATGCTGTGCCGAAGCAGACAAAATGTAATCGTAGAAACTTGGTCAAAAGATGAAGGATTGACTTGGTCGAAACCTTCGGCTATTTCGCTCCCAAATCCCAATTCTGGAATTGATGCTGCTATGCTAAAAAGCGGCAGTCAAATTTTGGCATACAACCCAATGGTTTCTGGAAAAGACTGGTGGTTGGGACGCTCAGAACTGAGATTAGCCATTTCTAAAGACGGAAAAAACTGGACTGATATTTACTCTTTGGAAAACCACGAAAAAGGAGAATATAGTTATCCAGCGGTAATTCAAAGCGAGGATGGAAACATTCATATTTCCTATACCGACAACAGAAAAAACATTCATTATGTTTCTGTGAAAATTGATTAA